The sequence GGCCGGCTCCATTGGGGACGATTCCCCTGCTCAGATGTGGACGGAGGGCCAGAGAGCGCGGCTGTGCGCTTCGAGCCTCTCGTCGCCTAACAAGCTCGCACTGAAGCAGTTCTATTTTTCTGCAGGGAATCACACATCATAACATCCTTAGACGTTAGAGTGGAGGGGACCTTTGGAGCTCATTGCGTCCAGCCGCCCCGCAACAAagagggacaccacagctccatcaggtcgCTCAGGGCCCGggccagcctggcctggaaacACTCCAGGTGCCCCaatccctccttccccccacatTGCCGGCcaagtgctgctgtcaggagCTCCTGGCACCTACGGAACACTCTCAGAATCACGCCCACGCCACACGTATCCCGCTGGACAAGagcctctctgctgcagcagtgccataCCTCCCCAGCCCGGCTGCCCAACCATACCAGGACCGCGCTCTGCACTAAAAGGAACCCTCCTCCTTCCCCGCTCCCCCACGCTTCCCCGTACGGTCCCTCCACATAAGGCCCGTCGAGTCCGactccaggctgcacacagaaCGCCCCAGTTCAGACCCCCGTCTCACATCCTCGTCCCGATGCCCCTCCAACTCCGGCAGCTCAGCGCCGCCACCCGCCGCCCAAGCAGTCCGTCCCacgcccgccgccccgcagcgAAGAACCCCTTGCCGATACCCAGCCGGACCTCTCCTTCGCTCCGCTAAGAGAACGGCGGCAGGAGCGCTTCTCAGCCCGCAGCACGTTTAGCAAAGCGCGCCGCAAGGTTCGCCTTACGGAGCGGCGCCCCCAGCACCGGGCCGCGCCTCGAGgcgcagcgccgtcccgcccgaCCCCTCGCGGACCTCCGCGCGCCCCGCAACGAACCCGCAGCGCCCAGCCGACGCCGACGCGAACGGAGCCCAACGGACGCTCACGGCTCTCCGGATCTCCACGCTCACCGCTCTCCGCTCTCCGCCTCTCCGCCTCTCCGCTCTCcgcggcccggcgccgcccggATGCGGGCCCTCAGCGGGaagcggccccggcccggccccgtgCAAGCGCGCTACTCCGGCGCGGCGCTGGCCCCGCTTCCCGCCGTGCGCGGCGGCCATTGGCTGCGGGCGGCTCCTCCCCGCACCTCGGGCGGCACGGCCGGCGGGGCGACGCGGGGCTCGGGGCCGTGCGGGgccggccgggccgggccggaaAGCCCCGGGCCCTGGGCCGCCCAGGTGCGGGCCGCGCCATCGCCGCTAACGGCCGGCCCCGCTCGCCGCGTCGCGGAGAAGAGGCGGTacgaggaggaggagcgggacaacgacgacgacgacgacgacgacgaggCGGAGCGGAGCCTGCGGACGGCCTTGAAGAAGCTGCGGCTGGACGGCGACGACGACGAGGCGGAGCGGAGCCTGCGGACGGCCTTCAAGAAGCTGCGGCGGGACGACGGCGACGACGACGAGGCGGAGCGGAGCCTGCGGACGGCCTTCAAGAGGCTGCGGCTGGACAAGGCGCGGTgagcggcgcggggcggtgcgCGGCTGCCGGTACCGCGGTCAGCAGAGACAGAGCGCTCTGACAGAGCTCTGCCCGGTCCCGTCCCTCACCGCTGACTGCAGAGGAGCTCGGGGCCGCACACGGAAGCGTCGCAGCCCGGCACCTGAAGCCGTGGGGCCGAATCGGGATGCTGACACCGCGCGCTCAGGCACGGCTGTAACGCGGCGCTCTCTCTTTTAGCAGATGGATCGCGGCGCAGCCTGCGGGCGACGGGACGGTTCTCACGGCGCCGAGGAGAAGAGATGCAGACGGAGCCCCGCAACCGTCCGTCTGCCAGGAAGCACGGAATCGGTAAAGCACAGCGTCAGCTGCACCCCACGTTTGTTCTGCTTTCGGTCACTTAAAACCAGCAGTCGTCTCGTTTctctaagcaaagaaaaacaaaccaaaagccaCATGAGATGTCCCTGGCTGTGCTACACACCTTTGTGAGCAATGGCACAGATTCCATATTTACCTACCAGTTCACCTCTTCTGACCCTGCAGGTGTGAGAGGACCTCCGGAGGATCGGCCGGTCTCTCACGGCAGAGACGTTCCAGGTCTCCTGTCCTGTATCCTCCCATGCTTAtacactgcagcacaaaacacaaaacccagtCAGACACAGCAAAGACTCccatctgttccagtgtttgtgCTACAGCAGAACACggcacagagcacagatagCATTCTCACTTTGAGGCCAGCCGTGACAGAAGAGCCGCAACTGAACCTCTGCAAGCTTCCACCGCTGAAGGGCCGTTGGGGAAGTCACGGGAGAACTGCCTCGCTCTGCCCTCATCACTTCACTCTAACACACACCAGCCAAACCTCGGATTGCCTTTCCTTATCCATGCCTAACAGATCCGTCTGTGGAACAGCCTCCTCCAGTTCACCTGCGTTCTACTCTGAGGAGGCCCACACTTACGTAGATGATACAAGTGTGGAAGACCTAACAGGATACCTGGagcactatttatttattccaaagaaaatgtctCCCATGGCTGAAATGATGTATTCCTAAACGAAAGCCATAGGGAGTCACATAGTCATACAGtttagttttttaataaaaagaaaacctgtataTAGTTTCATACAATCACAcaatggtttgctttgttttgggagggacctctgagatcatctctTTCCAACCCCCTGCGGCATAAAGGGACACCTCACACTGCTCCGTGCTGCTGCCCGGTCCCTATGGAGAGCAGCTGACCCGGCAGATGTTGGCAGCACGCTGTCCCCAGCAGGGGATGTAGGCTGACATGGCGGCAGGGAACAGCTCTGAGCACGCTGGGCATTTATGGCTCTAGAAGGAGACACTGCGCTCTGTCACAGGAGACCTGCCTCACTCTGCCCTCATCACTTCATGCTAATGCACATTCGCCTGTATTCTACTCtctctttttctaataaaaactgTATACAGTTTCATACAGTCACAcaatggtttgctttgttttgggagggacctctaagatcatctcattcccAGCCCCTGCGGCACGaagggacatctccctctacaccaggctgctcacagccccatccagcctggccctgaaggCCTCCCATGGGGGgacattcacagcctcactgggcaacctgtcccagtgcctcaccatcctcacagcagggaatttcttcctaatagctGGTCTAAGCCTACACTCTTccagttcaaagccatttccccttggcGCTACCCGCCTTTATAACAAGAaccccccagctttcctgtagacccCCTTCAGTCCAGGAATGCTGCTAGAAGGTCACCTCAgggccttctcttccccaagctgaagagccccagctctctcacccCGTTGTCCTAGGGgagctgttccagccctctgatcatctttgtggcctcctctACACTTGCTTCAACGGCTCCATGTCCTTGTGTCAGCTGCCTCACTCAGCTTGGTATCGACTGCAAATGTGATGACCGTGCACAGGATCTCACTGTCCATGTTGCCTGTAAAGATGTTAAATGGCACCGGTCCCATCACGAGTCCCGGGATGGACGCTAGATGGAGCTTTCTGAACACAGATTCACGGGGGACACTGCTGATGATTCAATGCTAGTATTCCTCTCTCCTAACGCAGAGGTGTACTTTTCCGGCTAAAGGAACCCAAAAACCACTGTCTGCCGCTGGAGCCAGCTCTGACCCACTCACCGAcctgctttgcagcagtgaaTGCCACCAGCGTGGTTttgcagccctggggagcatCACCGTTTCCCCGTGGGCGTCCCCAAGGCCATTGAACACAGCACATTTTTCCACACTGGTGCAGCCAGAGATGTGCCGGCTGCTGTGCAGGGGTGTGCAAACCTGTGCTGGaacactgcagtgctcagatggcaaagctgcaggcagcacggCTCCCCAGGTGCGACACATGTCCCCACACCCTGACCTTCTGAAAATAACCCAGGGTCAATTCTGCTTTGGCACAGGATGGGGCTCCAGCCTCAGTGCACAGCACCCATCAGGCAGGAACCAACCCGTCCCCTCCCCAGATCACTGCGTGTCTCCGAAGAaccactgctgcttttcccgTGCAACGTTATAAGGCAGCAAGGCACCCGCTGGACATTTTAAAGCCAGCATCTCTTGATGCAGCTCTTCACTGCCTATCTACCAtatcaaaagcagcacaaaaccTGAATGCCTGCTGCAAAATAACTCAGGCCAGGGCTGCCCTGAATCGCTGggcaggcagtgggagcagcatCCTCCTACGGCAGCGATGCCACGAGCATGCCCGCTCCCCAGGGAGCCCTGCCAGGAGCCGTGAGGCCGCGCTCCCCtttcccagccccagcacagcgAGATGGAGCTGCCCCGGGAGTGATGCTGCTCGCCGAGCCCATGTGATGCTGGGCTAGCGCGGCTCCTCCATCGTCCCCCTCCGCTCACAGGCTGTCATGGCGACTCCCAATAACGTTACTCCCACCAACTGCAGCTGGTGGCCCATCTCGGCGCTGGAGAACGACGCGGGGAAATCCaaggagggggaggaaaatCAGGATCCGACAGACCCCGCTCTCAGATCCCAGGACAGGCTGGTTTTGTACCACTGGACCCAGTCCTTCAGCTCCCAAAAGGTAACAGCTCGGCCGGCTTCCCGGAGGAATCACCTCTCCGGGCAGGGCATACCCTTGGCTCGGGAGGACGGCTCCGCACGCAGCCGTTTCCCAGGGTGGGCGAGGGGAGCAGCACGCACCCGGTTGGCCCTTTTGTACCCGTATTCCTGTGTTTTATCAGCATCTCCCCAGGGAGGGGGGGCCCAGCCAAAccctgcttttgctttcagccCGGGGTTTGCAGCGGGAGACGCCTCTGCTTTGTGCTCGCTCACAGCCGAACGCAAGCAAAGCGCAGACAAAGGCTGAGCCGGGGACCACCCTGCAGCTGTGGGGAC comes from Lagopus muta isolate bLagMut1 chromosome 16, bLagMut1 primary, whole genome shotgun sequence and encodes:
- the LOC125701491 gene encoding mushroom body large-type Kenyon cell-specific protein 1-like; the protein is MRALSGKRPRPGPVQARYSGAALAPLPAVRGGHWLRAAPPRTSGGTAGGATRGSGPCGAGRAGPESPGPWAAQVRAAPSPLTAGPARRVAEKRRYEEEERDNDDDDDDDEAERSLRTALKKLRLDGDDDEAERSLRTAFKKLRRDDGDDDEAERSLRTAFKRLRLDKARWIAAQPAGDGTVLTAPRRRDADGAPQPSVCQEARNRCERTSGGSAGLSRQRRSRSPVLSVCGTASSSSPAFYSEEAHTYVDDTSVEDLTGYLEHYLFIPKKMSPMAEMMYS